In the Deinococcus betulae genome, one interval contains:
- a CDS encoding PAS domain-containing sensor histidine kinase, which translates to MTSAAEVRLTPGQLQTIIDASGDCIKVLGLDARLLTMNLGGQQVMEIDDFQQCQDVLWTSFWEGEAQAQVEAALDAARAGQTTTLEAPARTFAGTPKWWRLSVSPLRDDHGHITHLLAMSSDITARKTAEEDRQASQAALHHHASTLEQQVRQQTQALGAFVTFTTAVASSTDLKVLGAAATQILQDTVEGAISGFYLVQGDTALPLTFSANTPPEVVAARQAGVPLRTPLAAEAFRTGQTTFATGAQGRAQSVGHSTALSITPYLAQGQPFAFLATGSTRPLWTEQEQATIASVGQGLGLALERVRQAQVLEERAVALDAFVSFTEAVGVETDLHCLARQAVAVVQAHLSDVSVAYYELKETAWKGVVWSADVSPEVVKQMQAGVPLDAPDFAEAVRTGGPVFVQGWAAEDNSLSAAKVYGAAGFVPLLIGGEVRAIFAVGKRAAKLWPAQDQAIVRAVVRGLSLAVERAVQAQQLTQQRDALNRRTQDLEEANAELESFTYSASHDLRTPVRHVMAFADLAQRGLDKGQLDKVPRHLQVVKEGAARMSTLIDGMLVLSRSGRQSLRREAVELSALVKQAQQDAAAEYPAQAPRWHLGPLPVVQGDPGLLQQVMTNLVSNAVKYASSRPVAEVRIWAEEHPDAVQVWVQDNGVGFDPRYADKLFGLFQRLHAHEAFPGTGIGLATVRRIVTRHGGQVMAQSSGTDGATFGFTLPRHR; encoded by the coding sequence ATGACGTCCGCTGCCGAGGTGCGGCTGACCCCAGGGCAGTTGCAGACCATCATTGACGCGAGCGGCGACTGCATCAAGGTGCTGGGCCTGGACGCCCGGCTGCTCACCATGAACCTGGGCGGTCAGCAGGTCATGGAGATTGACGACTTCCAGCAGTGCCAGGATGTCCTGTGGACTTCCTTCTGGGAAGGCGAAGCGCAGGCTCAGGTCGAGGCCGCCCTGGACGCCGCCCGGGCCGGGCAGACCACCACCCTTGAGGCCCCGGCCCGGACCTTTGCGGGCACGCCCAAATGGTGGAGGCTTTCGGTGTCCCCCCTGCGGGACGACCACGGGCACATCACCCACCTGCTCGCCATGTCCAGCGACATCACGGCGCGTAAAACGGCCGAGGAAGACCGTCAGGCCAGCCAGGCCGCCCTGCACCACCACGCGTCCACGTTAGAGCAGCAGGTGCGTCAGCAGACACAGGCGCTGGGCGCCTTCGTCACGTTCACGACCGCTGTGGCCAGTTCCACAGACCTGAAGGTGCTGGGGGCAGCGGCCACACAGATTCTTCAGGACACGGTTGAGGGCGCCATCAGCGGCTTCTATCTGGTTCAGGGCGACACCGCCTTGCCCCTGACGTTCTCCGCGAACACGCCTCCTGAGGTCGTTGCCGCACGCCAGGCTGGGGTGCCCCTTAGGACGCCGCTGGCCGCTGAAGCCTTCAGGACCGGGCAGACGACCTTTGCCACCGGCGCGCAGGGCCGGGCCCAATCGGTGGGCCACAGCACAGCGCTGAGCATCACGCCCTATCTTGCGCAGGGCCAGCCGTTTGCCTTCCTGGCGACGGGCAGCACCCGGCCTCTCTGGACAGAGCAGGAACAGGCGACCATCGCCTCGGTGGGTCAGGGCCTGGGGCTGGCACTGGAACGGGTGCGGCAGGCCCAGGTGCTTGAAGAGCGCGCGGTGGCGCTGGACGCGTTCGTCAGCTTTACCGAGGCCGTGGGGGTAGAAACGGACCTGCACTGCCTCGCTCGGCAGGCGGTGGCAGTGGTCCAGGCGCACCTAAGCGATGTCAGCGTGGCCTACTACGAACTGAAGGAAACAGCCTGGAAAGGGGTGGTGTGGTCCGCCGACGTGAGTCCTGAGGTCGTGAAACAAATGCAGGCTGGGGTCCCGCTGGACGCCCCGGACTTCGCCGAAGCGGTCCGCACAGGTGGGCCGGTCTTTGTGCAGGGCTGGGCGGCCGAAGACAATTCGCTCTCGGCAGCCAAGGTGTACGGGGCCGCCGGTTTCGTGCCGCTGCTGATCGGCGGAGAGGTCCGGGCCATCTTTGCGGTGGGGAAACGGGCGGCCAAGCTCTGGCCGGCGCAGGACCAGGCGATTGTGCGGGCGGTGGTGCGAGGCCTGAGCCTGGCCGTCGAGCGCGCGGTGCAGGCCCAGCAGCTGACGCAGCAGCGGGACGCACTGAACCGCCGCACACAGGACCTGGAGGAAGCCAACGCCGAACTGGAGTCCTTTACCTACTCGGCGTCGCATGACCTGCGCACCCCCGTTCGCCACGTCATGGCGTTTGCCGACTTGGCGCAGCGCGGCCTGGACAAAGGACAGCTCGACAAAGTGCCCCGGCACCTTCAGGTCGTTAAAGAGGGGGCCGCCCGCATGAGCACCCTGATTGACGGAATGCTGGTCCTGTCCCGGTCCGGTCGGCAGTCGCTCCGGCGGGAAGCCGTTGAGCTGAGCGCGTTGGTCAAGCAGGCCCAGCAGGACGCTGCGGCAGAGTATCCGGCGCAGGCCCCACGGTGGCATCTGGGGCCGCTGCCGGTGGTGCAGGGGGACCCGGGGCTCTTACAGCAGGTGATGACGAATCTGGTCAGCAACGCCGTGAAATATGCCAGTTCCCGGCCAGTGGCCGAGGTGCGTATCTGGGCGGAGGAGCACCCTGACGCCGTGCAGGTCTGGGTGCAGGACAACGGCGTGGGCTTTGACCCCAGATACGCGGACAAGCTGTTTGGTCTGTTTCAACGGCTGCATGCTCATGAGGCGTTTCCCGGCACCGGGATTGGCCTGGCCACCGTGCGGCGCATTGTCACGAGGCATGGGGGGCAGGTCATGGCCCAGAGTTCCGGCACGGACGGGGCCACCTTCGGCTTCACCCTCCCCAGGCACCGCTGA
- a CDS encoding M12 family metallopeptidase, protein MNHVLAAALTFTTLTLLASCAEQTPAPAAAQTPGASQNASGPTFALDLRQTPLADLTDAQRTRLGQDAAVEVTLRDGTTVMYRNVGGHMVLDGDMLLDRSENAVRVLERLNKSAGMLSGQSLSRFAAGGGNWSGKTVSYFWRQGGLTSTQAAAVNAAVERWNAQAGTTLRWVWNPNAANKVEFVVGGGGCGSSYVGSIGGTQTLTIAPNCFTNSTIIHEMGHASGFHHEHQRCDRDNYITVGSNYVGDTTNFGKTCNAYTHGPYDYDSVMNYFPPYIYARSQPVGQYNGTPANLGKATELSRGDLFALQAIYPGGTTPPTPTPGRTYTGTLNQGAATVQPGSSGFSYAGGALKGELTGPAGSDFDLYLQRWTGSAWATAGQSTSPSSQETVSVTASAGTYRWYIYSYSGSGTYKLVETK, encoded by the coding sequence ATGAACCATGTCCTTGCTGCCGCCCTGACCTTCACCACGCTGACCCTGCTGGCCAGCTGCGCCGAGCAGACGCCGGCCCCAGCGGCCGCCCAGACCCCCGGCGCCAGCCAGAATGCGTCTGGCCCCACGTTTGCCCTGGACCTGCGCCAGACGCCGCTGGCTGACCTGACCGACGCTCAGCGCACCCGACTGGGGCAGGACGCCGCCGTGGAAGTGACCCTGCGGGACGGCACCACGGTCATGTACCGCAATGTCGGCGGCCATATGGTGCTGGACGGTGACATGCTGCTGGACCGCTCAGAGAACGCTGTGCGGGTACTGGAACGGCTGAACAAGTCGGCCGGGATGCTGTCGGGCCAGAGCCTGTCGCGCTTTGCGGCAGGCGGGGGCAACTGGTCGGGCAAGACGGTATCGTACTTCTGGCGCCAGGGCGGGCTGACCAGCACGCAGGCGGCCGCCGTGAACGCCGCTGTCGAACGCTGGAACGCACAGGCGGGCACGACGCTACGCTGGGTGTGGAACCCGAACGCCGCCAACAAGGTGGAGTTTGTCGTGGGCGGCGGCGGCTGCGGGTCGTCCTATGTGGGGTCCATTGGCGGCACCCAGACGCTGACCATCGCGCCCAACTGCTTTACCAACAGCACCATCATTCACGAGATGGGCCACGCCTCGGGCTTTCACCATGAACACCAGCGCTGCGACCGCGACAATTACATCACGGTGGGCAGCAACTACGTGGGCGACACCACGAACTTCGGCAAGACCTGCAACGCCTACACGCACGGCCCCTACGACTACGACTCGGTGATGAACTACTTCCCGCCGTACATCTATGCGCGCAGCCAGCCGGTGGGCCAGTACAACGGCACGCCCGCCAACCTGGGCAAGGCCACCGAACTCAGCCGGGGTGACCTCTTCGCCCTGCAGGCCATCTACCCCGGCGGGACCACGCCGCCCACCCCCACGCCGGGCCGCACCTACACCGGCACCCTCAACCAGGGCGCCGCTACGGTTCAGCCGGGCTCATCGGGCTTTTCCTACGCAGGCGGCGCCCTGAAAGGCGAGTTGACCGGGCCGGCCGGCAGTGACTTTGACCTGTACCTACAGCGCTGGACCGGCTCGGCCTGGGCCACGGCTGGGCAGAGCACCAGCCCGAGCAGTCAGGAAACCGTGTCGGTCACGGCATCTGCGGGCACCTACCGCTGGTACATCTACAGCTACAGCGGCAGCGGCACCTACAAGCTGGTCGAAACGAAGTAA
- a CDS encoding CGNR zinc finger domain-containing protein: MFARPLRDEPLALDLLNTQWIENGALQDALLTLEGTREWLIECQLWNDDMPLAPARQQLLQVRQAIRAFLQGDTTTHRETLNAQLRAGHWQAQFDLDGPSLQLIVSADQRPAYLAVYNLFELRRDAPQRIKQCAASDCILYFFDTSPKNARRWHDMKTCGNRVKAARHYRRRHPAAHKDD, from the coding sequence GTGTTTGCCCGCCCTCTCCGCGACGAGCCACTGGCTCTTGATCTGCTCAATACCCAGTGGATAGAGAACGGCGCGCTGCAAGATGCCCTGCTCACCCTTGAAGGGACACGTGAATGGCTCATTGAATGCCAGCTCTGGAACGACGATATGCCGCTCGCCCCTGCACGCCAGCAGCTGCTCCAGGTCCGCCAGGCCATCCGGGCGTTTCTCCAGGGGGATACCACGACCCACCGCGAGACGCTCAATGCACAGCTGCGGGCCGGGCACTGGCAGGCGCAGTTCGACCTGGACGGGCCTAGCCTGCAGCTCATCGTTTCCGCAGACCAGCGGCCCGCGTACCTTGCCGTGTACAACCTCTTTGAACTGCGCCGAGACGCACCGCAACGCATTAAGCAGTGTGCAGCTTCAGACTGTATTCTGTACTTCTTCGATACTAGCCCCAAGAATGCCCGCCGCTGGCACGATATGAAAACGTGCGGGAACCGGGTGAAAGCGGCCCGGCATTACCGCCGCCGTCACCCGGCTGCGCACAAGGACGACTGA
- a CDS encoding alpha/beta fold hydrolase, with amino-acid sequence MLPLTQHRTISVNGLTLFYREAGPVDAPPLILLHGFPSSSHMFRELLPRLADRYHLIAPDYPGFGYSDAPAPDAFEYSFDHLADVTQAFLDAMGLTRYSLYLQDYGGPVGFRLATRHPERIEALILQNANAYTEGLSELFLQTLQPLWQSRTSATEAPVLRSFSPEGIRDQYLTGARHPESLNPDAWTHDQARLARPGNAAIQLELQATYYTNLARYGEWHEYLRTARPPVLVTWGQGDPLFTVAGVERLQQGVPDAEVHFLDTGHFALEEDVELIAQLIANFLERVLVTEPR; translated from the coding sequence ATGTTGCCTCTGACACAGCACCGCACCATCTCAGTCAACGGTTTGACCCTCTTCTACCGGGAAGCAGGGCCTGTTGACGCGCCGCCCCTAATCCTTCTGCACGGCTTCCCGTCTAGTTCGCACATGTTCCGTGAGCTCCTGCCCCGACTGGCTGACCGGTATCACCTGATTGCCCCCGACTATCCCGGTTTCGGCTATAGCGACGCTCCTGCCCCAGATGCCTTCGAGTATTCCTTTGATCACCTGGCCGACGTGACCCAGGCTTTCCTCGACGCCATGGGCCTGACCCGGTACAGCCTGTACCTGCAGGATTACGGCGGCCCTGTGGGGTTCCGTCTGGCCACCCGTCACCCTGAACGCATTGAAGCCCTGATTCTTCAGAATGCCAATGCCTATACCGAAGGCCTCAGCGAATTGTTTCTCCAGACCCTGCAGCCTCTCTGGCAGAGCCGCACCAGTGCCACGGAAGCGCCTGTGCTGCGCAGTTTTAGTCCTGAGGGCATACGTGACCAGTACCTGACCGGCGCGCGCCATCCCGAAAGCCTCAATCCAGATGCCTGGACCCATGATCAGGCCCGGTTGGCGCGGCCTGGCAACGCGGCCATCCAGCTGGAATTGCAAGCGACCTACTACACGAATCTTGCCCGCTACGGGGAGTGGCACGAGTATCTCCGAACAGCCCGTCCACCCGTGCTGGTGACCTGGGGCCAGGGAGATCCGCTCTTTACCGTGGCAGGCGTTGAGCGCCTCCAGCAAGGCGTGCCTGACGCTGAAGTGCACTTTCTCGATACCGGTCACTTCGCGCTGGAAGAAGACGTTGAGCTGATTGCCCAGCTCATCGCCAACTTTCTGGAGCGGGTGCTGGTCACAGAACCCCGTTAA
- the uvrC gene encoding excinuclease ABC subunit UvrC: MHLDDLPVLPITPGVYIFRKGGTPIYIGKAKNIRSRVGQHFKAGGKSGKFTALADTLEFITARNEVEALVLEANLIKQHRPHYNVTLKDDKHYPFLKLTNETFPMLVVTRRVLKDGGSYYGPYPDSSAVRRVKNLIDTMFPLRKNSGLPLQKKARPCLNFHMGRCLGPCVDRAEPAAYARAVEDVKSLLEGRAAPVIARLKNDMKLAAQGQDFEQAARVRDRVQAVEKLFGTEQHAFVSDETDLDFLGAAQAGEYAMVQLFRMRGGRVVGRDKRFLAGTEDAPLGEIVEAFVQDYYTQATHVPGLILLPADFEDAPVWSEFLSEKAGRKIEMRTPKRGDKVDLVEMAQRNAHTGLESELALLERRGDHPGLDALREVLALPDRPWRIEGYDNSNLFGTNIVSGMVVFEGGRARRGDHRRFKVKGLDHPDDYTSMRQTITRRFTGSLSDKLPLPDLLLIDGGRGQVNAALDALKEANVQVPVVGLAKREERLILPSRFGAQWWLETGTEIGVDRELLLPHTHPALRVLIGVRDEVHNYAVTYHRKLRGQDMLRSVFDDLPGIGQKRRDALLEHFTSLEDLASAPIEQIAAVPGMTTRAAQSVKTFLAEREANQAPITR; this comes from the coding sequence GTGCATCTTGACGACCTGCCTGTGCTGCCCATCACGCCCGGCGTGTACATCTTCCGTAAAGGGGGCACGCCGATTTATATCGGCAAGGCCAAGAACATCCGGTCAAGGGTGGGGCAGCACTTCAAAGCAGGCGGCAAAAGCGGCAAATTCACCGCGCTGGCCGACACCCTGGAGTTCATTACCGCCCGCAATGAGGTCGAGGCGCTGGTGCTGGAAGCCAACCTCATCAAGCAGCACCGGCCGCACTACAACGTCACGCTGAAAGACGACAAGCACTATCCATTCCTGAAGCTCACGAACGAGACTTTTCCCATGCTGGTCGTCACGCGCCGGGTGCTGAAAGACGGGGGCAGCTACTACGGGCCGTATCCAGATTCTTCGGCGGTGCGGCGGGTTAAAAACCTGATTGACACCATGTTTCCGCTACGCAAGAACAGTGGCCTGCCGCTGCAAAAGAAGGCCCGGCCCTGCCTCAACTTTCATATGGGGCGCTGCCTGGGGCCGTGCGTGGACCGGGCCGAGCCAGCCGCTTACGCGCGGGCGGTGGAGGACGTGAAGTCCCTGCTGGAAGGCCGCGCGGCGCCCGTGATTGCCCGCCTGAAAAACGACATGAAACTGGCCGCGCAGGGCCAGGATTTCGAGCAGGCCGCGCGGGTGCGTGACCGTGTACAGGCCGTCGAGAAGTTGTTTGGCACTGAGCAGCACGCCTTTGTGAGCGACGAGACCGACCTGGATTTTCTGGGCGCGGCGCAGGCCGGCGAGTATGCGATGGTGCAACTCTTCCGCATGCGCGGCGGGCGCGTGGTGGGGCGTGACAAGCGGTTTCTGGCCGGCACCGAGGACGCGCCGCTGGGCGAGATTGTCGAAGCCTTCGTGCAGGACTACTACACCCAGGCGACCCATGTGCCGGGCCTGATTCTGCTGCCCGCCGACTTTGAGGACGCCCCGGTCTGGAGCGAGTTTCTGTCGGAAAAGGCCGGGCGCAAAATCGAGATGCGGACCCCCAAGCGCGGCGACAAGGTGGACCTCGTCGAGATGGCGCAGCGCAATGCGCACACGGGCCTGGAATCCGAACTGGCGCTGCTGGAACGCCGGGGCGACCATCCGGGGCTGGACGCGCTGCGCGAGGTGCTGGCGCTGCCCGACCGGCCCTGGCGCATCGAGGGCTACGACAACTCCAACCTGTTCGGCACCAACATCGTGTCGGGCATGGTGGTCTTCGAGGGCGGCCGGGCGCGCCGGGGCGACCACCGCCGCTTCAAGGTCAAGGGCCTAGACCATCCCGACGATTACACTAGCATGCGGCAGACGATTACGCGGCGCTTTACCGGCAGTCTGTCGGACAAGCTGCCGCTGCCGGACCTGCTGCTGATTGACGGCGGACGTGGGCAGGTGAATGCCGCCCTGGACGCCCTGAAAGAAGCCAATGTGCAGGTGCCGGTGGTGGGGCTGGCCAAGCGCGAGGAACGCCTGATTCTGCCCAGCCGGTTTGGGGCGCAGTGGTGGCTGGAGACCGGCACTGAAATCGGCGTGGACCGCGAACTGCTGCTGCCACACACCCACCCGGCGCTGCGTGTCCTGATTGGCGTGCGCGACGAGGTCCACAACTACGCCGTGACCTACCACCGCAAGTTGCGGGGCCAGGACATGCTGCGCAGCGTCTTTGACGACCTGCCGGGCATCGGGCAAAAGCGCCGCGACGCCTTGCTGGAGCACTTCACCAGCCTCGAAGACCTGGCCAGTGCGCCCATTGAGCAGATTGCGGCGGTGCCGGGCATGACCACGCGGGCCGCGCAGAGTGTCAAGACCTTCTTGGCCGAGCGGGAAGCCAACCAAGCGCCCATCACCCGCTGA
- a CDS encoding histidine phosphatase family protein, giving the protein MNLWLIRHGQTAGNVAGILRGAASAGDELSDVGHAQAAALAPLLAARSPRPQAVYASTYRRAQQTAEPLARALGLSVQVLPGIQEVDCGDWAGQPYSALKTHAAALRLPSGGLGFKGGETFTQIADRFVRAVKGLPPGQDAALVSHGGILRIGLAALLQQDIEAAWQRGEWVLGNAEVVQLKRDKKVWKVKN; this is encoded by the coding sequence ATGAACTTGTGGCTCATACGGCACGGCCAGACGGCGGGCAACGTGGCAGGCATTTTGCGCGGCGCGGCCAGTGCAGGCGACGAACTCAGTGATGTAGGGCACGCCCAGGCCGCCGCGCTGGCCCCGTTGCTGGCGGCTCGGTCCCCCCGGCCCCAGGCGGTCTATGCCAGCACCTACCGCCGCGCCCAGCAAACGGCTGAGCCGCTGGCCCGCGCTCTAGGCCTTTCGGTTCAGGTGCTGCCTGGGATTCAGGAGGTGGACTGTGGTGACTGGGCCGGTCAGCCGTATTCGGCTCTGAAGACACACGCGGCGGCCCTGCGCCTGCCCTCTGGCGGCCTGGGTTTTAAGGGTGGTGAGACCTTCACGCAGATTGCGGACCGCTTTGTTCGGGCCGTAAAAGGCCTCCCGCCTGGCCAGGATGCGGCACTGGTGTCGCACGGTGGGATTCTGCGGATTGGCCTGGCCGCGCTGCTGCAGCAGGACATTGAAGCTGCCTGGCAGCGTGGCGAGTGGGTCCTGGGGAATGCTGAAGTTGTGCAGCTGAAGCGAGATAAGAAGGTCTGGAAAGTCAAAAATTAA
- a CDS encoding Gfo/Idh/MocA family protein, with protein sequence MMRVALIGCGNRGADVYGALLAAQGASITHLVEPRPARRAEVAARHGVPPEQQFAHWDAFFALGRVADAVVVATPDDAHVAPCLQALTLGYDVLLEKPVCLHEADLDRLLEAEAASTGRVTVCHVLRATPFFQAVQAVLASGQLGQLVGIVHAENVAHWHYAHSYVRGNWRLSPPAAPFLLAKSSHDLDLLRAFAGAAPHWVSSEGALHHFRPEQAPAGAAPRCVECPVLGCPSDARAIYRDRDPTRWPVTVLTAGGQTLEDALRSGPYGQCVYLGYNNQPDHQAVTVVFRNGVTAQLTVSAFTHNNTRTLKLLGTHGELRGHMDRGELEVHDFRTGTSRRWVVDTAGTHGGGDDGLVRAWLACLRGEASPPTPLAQSLDSHRLAFAAERARQLGTAVRLGDEDGVSYG encoded by the coding sequence ATGATGCGCGTCGCCCTCATCGGCTGCGGCAACCGGGGGGCCGACGTGTACGGCGCGCTGCTGGCCGCGCAGGGGGCGAGCATCACCCATCTGGTCGAGCCTCGCCCAGCCCGGCGGGCCGAGGTGGCCGCGCGGCATGGTGTTCCACCGGAACAGCAGTTTGCTCACTGGGACGCTTTTTTTGCGCTCGGCCGGGTGGCCGACGCGGTGGTGGTGGCCACGCCAGATGACGCCCATGTGGCGCCCTGCCTTCAGGCACTGACCCTGGGCTACGACGTGCTGCTGGAAAAACCGGTGTGCCTGCACGAGGCCGACCTGGACAGGCTGCTTGAGGCTGAGGCGGCCTCGACTGGGCGCGTCACCGTTTGCCATGTGCTGCGTGCCACGCCGTTTTTTCAGGCGGTGCAGGCGGTCCTGGCCTCGGGCCAGCTGGGGCAACTGGTGGGGATTGTCCACGCCGAGAACGTGGCCCACTGGCACTACGCGCATTCCTACGTGCGGGGCAACTGGCGTCTGTCGCCGCCCGCCGCGCCGTTTCTGCTGGCCAAGAGCAGTCACGACCTCGACCTGCTGCGGGCCTTTGCCGGGGCGGCGCCCCACTGGGTCAGCAGCGAGGGCGCCCTGCACCATTTCCGGCCAGAGCAGGCGCCGGCCGGCGCGGCGCCGCGCTGTGTGGAGTGCCCGGTGCTGGGGTGTCCGTCCGATGCCCGCGCCATTTACCGGGACCGCGACCCGACCCGCTGGCCGGTCACGGTGCTCACTGCTGGGGGCCAGACGCTGGAGGATGCCCTGCGCAGCGGGCCTTACGGCCAGTGCGTGTATCTGGGGTACAACAACCAGCCAGACCATCAGGCGGTGACGGTGGTGTTCAGGAACGGCGTGACCGCACAGCTGACAGTCAGTGCGTTTACCCACAACAATACCCGCACCCTCAAACTGCTGGGCACACACGGCGAACTGCGCGGCCACATGGACCGGGGCGAACTGGAGGTGCATGACTTCCGCACCGGCACCAGTCGGCGCTGGGTGGTGGACACTGCCGGCACCCACGGCGGCGGCGACGACGGCCTGGTGCGGGCCTGGCTGGCGTGTTTGCGCGGTGAGGCCTCTCCCCCGACGCCGCTGGCGCAGTCGCTGGATTCCCACCGCCTGGCGTTTGCCGCTGAGCGGGCGCGGCAGCTTGGGACGGCGGTGAGGCTGGGGGATGAGGACGGTGTTTCTTATGGCTAG
- a CDS encoding dipeptide epimerase — MAGVSLSWKTHELHTAQPFGIARWTHSVYPRTFVTFTQGGVTGQGEAAPNAFYGETRGTVEATLPLLAEALTDPWDWDGLHARLKALMPQGHPSARCALEMAAVDWCAQSVGLPAWQLLGLSPSPLPESSYTVSIAALDDMRRQAREAAARGHGVLKVKLGTDHDEAIVEALREEAPAVALRVDANAAWTRAQARRMLDVLAAARAELVEQPLAAGDLDGHAALRAVSSVPIVADESLHHVGDVLALARAFDGVNLKLAKLGGPLQALRALRLAREGGLSVMMGCMIESSLGIAAAAALAGACDWADLDGALLLADDPFVGLDWQAGQLARPQGQGWGVERR; from the coding sequence GTGGCCGGCGTGAGCCTGAGCTGGAAGACCCACGAGCTGCACACCGCGCAGCCGTTCGGGATTGCCCGCTGGACCCACAGCGTGTACCCGCGCACCTTTGTCACGTTCACGCAGGGGGGCGTCACTGGCCAGGGCGAGGCCGCCCCGAACGCCTTTTACGGCGAGACGCGGGGCACGGTCGAGGCGACGCTGCCCCTTCTGGCAGAGGCACTGACCGACCCCTGGGACTGGGACGGCCTCCACGCCCGCCTGAAAGCCCTGATGCCGCAGGGGCACCCCAGCGCCCGGTGTGCCCTGGAAATGGCGGCGGTGGACTGGTGCGCGCAGTCGGTGGGCCTGCCCGCCTGGCAACTGCTGGGCCTGAGCCCGTCGCCCCTGCCCGAAAGCAGCTATACGGTCAGCATCGCTGCGCTGGACGACATGCGCCGCCAGGCCCGTGAGGCGGCCGCGCGCGGGCACGGGGTCCTCAAGGTCAAGCTGGGCACCGACCACGACGAGGCCATCGTGGAGGCCCTGCGGGAAGAAGCGCCGGCGGTAGCCCTGCGGGTGGACGCCAACGCCGCCTGGACCCGGGCCCAGGCGCGGCGGATGCTGGACGTGCTGGCCGCCGCGCGCGCCGAGCTGGTCGAGCAGCCGCTGGCCGCCGGCGACCTGGACGGTCACGCGGCCCTGCGGGCGGTGTCGAGCGTGCCCATCGTGGCCGACGAGAGCCTGCACCATGTGGGCGACGTGCTGGCGCTGGCCCGCGCCTTTGATGGGGTGAACCTCAAGCTGGCCAAGCTGGGGGGTCCCCTTCAGGCGCTGCGGGCGCTGCGGCTGGCGCGCGAGGGCGGGCTGAGCGTCATGATGGGCTGCATGATCGAAAGTAGTCTGGGGATTGCGGCGGCGGCGGCGCTGGCTGGTGCCTGCGACTGGGCCGACCTGGACGGCGCCCTGCTGCTGGCCGACGACCCGTTTGTGGGTCTGGACTGGCAAGCGGGCCAGCTGGCCCGGCCCCAGGGCCAGGGCTGGGGCGTGGAGCGGCGGTGA
- a CDS encoding C40 family peptidase, whose translation MSDLALDPRLHAFDLDNRVAEASLRGQLPGEGWRYLGSRPMWAQAARVSLRAAPEADAEQVTEALPGEALSLLWENRDGWARVRTLHDGYLGWTPAETLRHHPAGPEGWTVTALRAHAYAGPSMRRRPVAELAYGAQVGRSPGEVVEEDRRRWVPVLLPGGEDAWVQEVAFAPLPDADPAALALRLLDTPYVWGGRSAWGLDCSGLTQLVYGAFGRPLPRDADQQRAALTPVDAAQRGDLAFFPGHVGVMLDGQRLVHANATHMRVTVETLGEGEYGARLQESLQGFGRWPA comes from the coding sequence GTGAGTGATCTCGCCCTCGACCCACGGCTGCATGCCTTTGACCTCGACAACCGCGTGGCAGAAGCCAGCCTGCGGGGCCAGTTGCCCGGCGAGGGCTGGCGGTATCTGGGCAGCCGGCCCATGTGGGCGCAGGCCGCCCGCGTCAGCCTGCGGGCGGCCCCCGAGGCCGACGCCGAGCAGGTCACCGAGGCGCTGCCCGGTGAAGCCCTGAGCCTCCTGTGGGAAAACCGCGACGGCTGGGCGCGGGTGCGTACCCTCCATGACGGCTACCTGGGGTGGACGCCGGCTGAGACGCTGCGCCACCACCCCGCCGGCCCGGAGGGCTGGACGGTCACCGCGCTGCGGGCACACGCCTACGCGGGCCCCAGCATGCGCCGCCGGCCGGTGGCCGAGCTGGCCTACGGCGCGCAGGTGGGGCGCAGCCCCGGCGAGGTGGTCGAGGAAGACCGCCGCCGCTGGGTGCCGGTCCTGCTGCCGGGCGGCGAGGACGCCTGGGTGCAGGAGGTGGCCTTTGCACCCCTGCCCGACGCTGACCCCGCCGCGCTGGCCCTGCGGCTGCTGGACACGCCGTATGTCTGGGGGGGGCGCAGCGCCTGGGGCCTGGACTGCTCGGGGCTGACGCAGCTGGTCTACGGCGCCTTTGGACGGCCCCTCCCGCGCGACGCCGACCAGCAGCGGGCGGCGCTGACCCCGGTGGACGCGGCGCAGCGCGGCGACCTGGCCTTTTTTCCGGGGCATGTGGGCGTCATGCTGGACGGGCAGCGCCTGGTGCATGCCAACGCCACCCACATGCGCGTGACGGTGGAGACGCTGGGCGAGGGCGAGTACGGCGCGCGGCTGCAGGAGAGTTTGCAGGGCTTCGGGCGGTGGCCGGCGTGA